One window from the genome of Cricetulus griseus strain 17A/GY chromosome 2, alternate assembly CriGri-PICRH-1.0, whole genome shotgun sequence encodes:
- the LOC100771687 gene encoding 40S ribosomal protein S29, whose translation MGHQQLYWSHRRKFRQGSRSYPVCSNRYGLIRKYGLNMCSQCFRQYAKDIGFIKLD comes from the coding sequence ATGGGTCACCAGCAGCTCTACTGGAGTCACCGGCGCAAGTTCCGCCAGGGCTCTCGCTCTTACCCCGTCTGCTCTAACCGCTACGGTCTGATCCGAAAATACGGGCTGAACATGTGCAGTCAGTGCTTCCGTCAGTACGCAAAGGACATAGGCTTCATTAAGTTGGACTAA